From Acidimicrobiales bacterium, the proteins below share one genomic window:
- a CDS encoding ABC transporter permease, whose amino-acid sequence MASATAPAGVKLSSKLPFVELWTYRTLIVNLTEREFKAKYKKSVLGWLWSLLNPLSTLAVFTLVFGTFLGGQAPESANGTTLFAVYLFSGLVVWNMFANTVNGSIQALNMNASLLKKVYFPPECPAVANVLAVLVQATIETGILMLVLILLGNFSWTFLLWPVLVALVIAFSIGLGLVLSLANVYYRDVEYLISIFMQLLFYCTPIVWNVNVVGAKELGPFSIATLLKFNPMASYVGAARDLVWYLEVPSLNRCLACLAWALLSLVVGWYVFRAKSLNVSEEL is encoded by the coding sequence GTGGCCTCCGCGACCGCACCCGCCGGCGTCAAGCTCTCCTCGAAGCTCCCCTTCGTCGAGTTGTGGACGTACCGCACGCTCATCGTCAACCTGACCGAGCGCGAGTTCAAGGCGAAGTACAAGAAGAGCGTCCTGGGCTGGCTCTGGTCGCTCCTGAACCCCCTGTCGACGCTCGCGGTCTTCACCCTGGTCTTCGGCACCTTCCTCGGCGGCCAGGCGCCCGAGTCGGCCAACGGCACCACGCTCTTCGCGGTCTACCTGTTCTCGGGCCTCGTCGTGTGGAACATGTTCGCCAACACGGTGAACGGCTCGATCCAGGCGCTGAACATGAACGCCTCGCTGCTCAAGAAGGTGTACTTCCCGCCGGAGTGCCCGGCGGTCGCCAACGTGTTGGCGGTGCTGGTCCAGGCCACCATCGAGACCGGGATCTTGATGCTGGTCCTGATCCTCCTGGGGAACTTCTCGTGGACGTTCCTGCTCTGGCCGGTGCTCGTGGCCCTGGTCATCGCGTTCTCGATCGGGCTCGGCCTCGTGCTGAGTCTCGCCAACGTCTACTACCGCGACGTCGAGTACCTGATCTCCATCTTCATGCAGCTGCTCTTCTACTGCACCCCGATCGTGTGGAACGTGAACGTGGTGGGGGCGAAGGAGCTCGGGCCCTTCAGCATCGCCACCTTGTTGAAGTTCAACCCGATGGCCTCCTACGTGGGGGCGGCACGCGACCTGGTCTGGTACCTCGAGGTGCCGTCGCTCAACCGGTGCCTCGCCTGCCTGGCCTGGGCGCTGCTGTCACTCGTGGTCGGCTGGTACGTCTTCCGGGCCAAATCCCTCAACGTGAGCGAGGAGCTGTGA
- a CDS encoding acetyl-CoA carboxylase biotin carboxylase subunit — MLSKILIANRGEIAVRVIRTCRELGIATVAVYSELDRDALHVRLADEAYALGGQTAAESYLNTDAIMDAIERSGADGVHPGYGFFSENTDFASAIIASGSVAWIGPPPEAITVMGDKISSRLAAEAAGVSGVPGRNDPVTDPAQVRSFGDEFGYPIAIKAAYGGGGRGMKVVRSADEIESAIESAQREALAYFGRDEIYLERYLTWPRHVEMQVIADTHGNCIWLGERDCSAQRRHQKLIEESPAPDFPDELRQAMGQASVQVSQACGYVNAGTVEFLVQDGEFFFLEMNTRLQVEHPVTEMVVGIDLVAEQIRVASGEALSVTQDEIERRGHAIECRINAEDPAGGRFLPSPGRIDTLVVPNGFGTRWDGGYESGDEISQFYDNLVGKLVTWGRDREEARHRMLRALGEMRVEGIATTIPADVAILSHPDFAEAKHSTKWVEETLDLSDVKAPKAEAPAAEGEEPKVRRDVDVEVDGRRYSVSVWVPESAGAAPAATGGPAAARPRRAAGGSSGGGAGAGTVTVPMQGTIVKVLVAVGDEVEEGQALCVLEAMKMENNIAADKSGTIAELKVAAGDSVGAGDVVAVID; from the coding sequence GTGCTCTCGAAGATCTTGATCGCGAACCGGGGCGAGATCGCCGTCCGGGTCATCCGCACGTGCCGCGAGTTGGGCATCGCCACCGTGGCCGTCTACTCCGAGCTCGACCGGGACGCCCTGCACGTCCGGCTGGCCGACGAGGCGTACGCCCTCGGTGGCCAGACCGCCGCGGAGAGCTACCTCAACACCGACGCCATCATGGACGCGATCGAGCGCAGCGGCGCCGACGGCGTGCACCCGGGCTACGGGTTCTTCTCGGAGAACACCGACTTCGCCAGCGCCATCATCGCCAGCGGGTCCGTCGCCTGGATCGGCCCGCCGCCCGAGGCCATCACGGTGATGGGCGACAAGATCTCGTCCCGCCTGGCCGCCGAGGCCGCCGGGGTGTCGGGCGTGCCGGGCCGCAACGATCCGGTGACCGACCCGGCCCAGGTCCGGTCCTTCGGCGACGAGTTCGGCTACCCGATCGCCATCAAGGCCGCGTATGGCGGCGGCGGGCGCGGCATGAAGGTGGTCCGCTCGGCCGACGAGATCGAGTCGGCCATCGAGTCGGCCCAGCGCGAGGCGCTCGCCTACTTCGGCCGGGACGAGATCTACCTCGAGCGCTACCTCACGTGGCCCCGCCACGTCGAGATGCAGGTGATCGCCGACACCCACGGCAACTGCATCTGGCTCGGCGAGCGCGACTGCTCCGCCCAGCGCCGCCACCAGAAGCTGATCGAGGAGAGCCCCGCGCCGGACTTCCCCGACGAGCTGCGCCAGGCGATGGGCCAGGCCAGCGTCCAGGTCTCCCAGGCGTGCGGCTACGTGAACGCCGGGACCGTCGAATTCCTGGTCCAGGACGGCGAGTTCTTCTTCCTCGAGATGAACACCCGCCTCCAGGTCGAGCACCCGGTCACCGAGATGGTGGTGGGCATCGACCTCGTGGCCGAGCAGATCCGCGTCGCCAGCGGCGAGGCGCTGTCGGTCACCCAGGACGAGATCGAGCGCCGCGGCCACGCCATCGAGTGCCGCATCAACGCCGAGGACCCCGCCGGCGGGCGTTTCCTGCCCTCCCCCGGCCGCATCGACACCCTCGTCGTGCCCAACGGGTTCGGCACCCGCTGGGACGGGGGCTACGAGTCCGGCGACGAGATCAGCCAGTTCTACGACAACCTGGTGGGCAAGCTCGTCACCTGGGGCCGTGATCGAGAGGAGGCCCGCCACCGCATGCTGCGGGCCCTCGGCGAGATGCGCGTCGAGGGCATCGCCACCACGATCCCCGCCGACGTGGCCATCCTCAGCCACCCCGACTTCGCCGAGGCGAAGCACTCGACGAAGTGGGTGGAGGAGACTCTGGACCTGTCCGACGTCAAGGCCCCGAAGGCCGAGGCGCCGGCCGCCGAGGGCGAGGAGCCCAAGGTGCGCCGCGACGTCGACGTCGAGGTCGACGGCCGCCGCTACTCGGTGAGCGTGTGGGTGCCGGAGTCCGCAGGAGCCGCCCCCGCCGCGACCGGTGGCCCCGCCGCCGCCCGGCCCCGCCGCGCCGCCGGCGGATCCTCCGGTGGCGGCGCCGGCGCCGGCACGGTGACCGTCCCCATGCAGGGCACCATCGTGAAGGTGCTCGTGGCCGTCGGCGACGAGGTCGAGGAGGGCCAGGCCCTCTGCGTGCTCGAGGCCATGAAGATGGAGAACAACATCGCCGCCGACAAGTCGGGCACCATCGCCGAGCTGAAGGTCGCCGCCGGCGACTCGGTCGGCGCCGGCGACGTCGTGGCCGTCATCGACTGA
- a CDS encoding RDD family protein: MSGGTGGAGEVPGDDDSLEGWERDWSDPDEELAALGADEEGEVPLDDEGRPLSGRGAIAPVWQRAIARLIDVFIVFNVAGLLTVVVVSPAEGDSSVLTFIVVQTVFLACAGAYEAGMVAWRGQTLGKMLLRLRVVRRSDGGRPTPGESAVRFFPWLWLFVPFVGQFLWIVMYLTAIPNARRQGWHDKAASTLVVVA; the protein is encoded by the coding sequence ATGAGCGGCGGGACGGGTGGGGCCGGCGAGGTGCCGGGCGACGACGACTCCCTCGAGGGGTGGGAGCGCGACTGGAGCGATCCCGACGAGGAGCTGGCCGCGCTCGGCGCGGACGAGGAGGGCGAGGTCCCCCTCGACGACGAAGGGCGCCCGTTGTCCGGCCGCGGCGCCATCGCCCCGGTCTGGCAACGGGCCATCGCCCGCCTCATCGACGTGTTCATCGTCTTCAACGTCGCCGGCCTGTTGACCGTCGTCGTGGTGAGCCCCGCCGAGGGGGACAGCAGCGTCCTCACCTTCATCGTGGTGCAGACGGTCTTCCTGGCGTGCGCCGGTGCCTACGAGGCAGGGATGGTGGCGTGGCGGGGCCAGACCCTCGGCAAGATGCTGCTGCGCCTCCGGGTCGTGCGTCGCTCGGACGGCGGTCGGCCCACGCCGGGCGAGTCGGCCGTGCGCTTCTTCCCGTGGCTGTGGCTGTTCGTCCCCTTCGTGGGGCAGTTCCTCTGGATCGTCATGTACCTGACCGCCATCCCCAACGCCCGCCGCCAGGGCTGGCACGACAAGGCGGCATCGACCCTGGTGGTGGTGGCCTGA
- a CDS encoding glycosyltransferase family 2 protein, with amino-acid sequence MTPRLTVVVNFYDMAREARRTLHSLTAAYQGVDGATYEVLAVDNGSSDPLDPEMVASFGPNFRHLSFQPEWPSPSAALNHAVAEGRGERVMLCIDGARILSPGILRTTNRAFRAFDNPFVYTLGMHLGHQVQNDAIRAGWTQSDEDALLASVPWESDGYELYRVASVAPSSKEGFFSALAESNCVALSRAQYDRMGGYDEAFRSPGGGLVNLDFMNRARLDPTVDPVMLLGEATFHQMHGGVATNSARNPDEVHPFGAFAAEYEQVRGRAYETVERPPHFLGTLPAQCDLVAPRFRLPGEHDAADEA; translated from the coding sequence ATGACCCCCCGCCTCACGGTCGTCGTCAACTTCTACGACATGGCCCGGGAGGCCCGGCGCACGCTCCACTCGCTGACCGCCGCCTACCAGGGGGTCGACGGCGCCACCTACGAGGTCCTGGCGGTCGACAACGGGTCCTCCGACCCCCTGGACCCTGAGATGGTGGCCTCGTTCGGGCCGAACTTCCGTCACCTGTCCTTCCAGCCCGAGTGGCCGTCGCCCTCGGCCGCCCTCAACCACGCGGTGGCCGAAGGGCGAGGTGAGCGGGTGATGCTGTGCATCGACGGCGCCCGCATCCTCTCGCCCGGCATCCTGCGCACCACGAACCGGGCCTTCCGGGCCTTCGACAACCCGTTCGTGTACACGCTCGGCATGCACCTCGGGCACCAGGTCCAGAACGACGCCATCCGGGCCGGGTGGACGCAGTCGGACGAGGACGCCCTGCTCGCCTCGGTGCCCTGGGAGTCGGACGGGTACGAGCTGTACCGCGTCGCCTCGGTGGCCCCGTCGAGCAAGGAGGGCTTCTTCTCGGCCCTGGCCGAGAGCAACTGCGTGGCCCTCTCCCGTGCGCAGTACGACCGGATGGGCGGCTACGACGAGGCCTTCCGCTCCCCCGGCGGCGGCCTGGTCAACCTCGACTTCATGAACCGGGCCCGGCTCGATCCCACCGTCGACCCGGTGATGCTCCTCGGCGAGGCCACGTTCCACCAGATGCACGGCGGCGTGGCCACCAACTCGGCGCGCAACCCCGACGAGGTCCACCCCTTCGGGGCCTTCGCCGCCGAGTACGAGCAGGTGCGAGGCCGGGCCTACGAGACGGTCGAGCGGCCGCCCCACTTCCTCGGCACACTGCCGGCGCAGTGCGACCTCGTCGCCCCCCGCTTCCGCCTCCCCGGCGAGCACGACGCGGCTGACGAGGCCTGA
- a CDS encoding VCBS repeat-containing protein, whose translation MMRQAWGTALLVAACAAGTALMPSAGAQEGPAATTTSSPPTTPSILTTSTTVVEPTTSPTTVATPPTAVEAAPAEAGAPERTEAPEGGRVISGTIKGIDGRFVNAQISLVLRNAAGQFLRLNGTVNPNAAQYADTLSINEDIPLEGSDVGGTDTWRFVVPDTAYDFTFEVYPRSPSVGDRTTGNWSHYGGVSKRRVVIPATGLSDVRLRLPLNCDQPGGTTGSIRVLHANNAVIDDFLALSENNPPSGIQGFRAQGTTRVAANQTFDGIAPDQRYSVNAYVGSGHSLRRFYEVPVRACQTTTLYAYTGASTKPPRWGPVSVSQRGSFFPIAGEFSGDRRDDIFWYAPNAGGDTLAISSGATGQFANEALTVGPGYRPVSGDWNDDGIDDIFWYGPGAARDRIWQGGQGGDFTTVAATAGGNANVWPVAGDFDGNGHSDILFAEGGRLSTVRRYTDNGYTNGSAQVPANSAVRSGDVNGDFRDDLLWYNSGTGQVQLWFGRADGSFAKVNEQVGARQNYRPVLADISGDFRADLLWYGPGSTKDSLWRGRANTLPYFAKESADLRVGGNYQPFALDLNGEGTQDIYWYAPGTTADSAWKMNLSGWIPQA comes from the coding sequence GTGATGCGACAGGCCTGGGGGACCGCCCTGCTGGTGGCTGCATGCGCGGCCGGCACGGCGCTGATGCCGTCGGCAGGGGCGCAGGAGGGCCCGGCCGCGACCACGACGTCGTCGCCACCGACGACGCCCTCGATACTGACGACGTCGACGACCGTCGTCGAGCCGACGACCTCGCCCACGACCGTGGCCACCCCTCCCACGGCCGTCGAGGCGGCGCCAGCCGAGGCCGGGGCGCCCGAGAGGACCGAGGCGCCGGAGGGCGGGCGGGTGATCTCCGGGACCATCAAGGGGATCGACGGACGCTTCGTCAACGCCCAGATCAGCCTGGTGCTGCGCAACGCGGCCGGGCAGTTCCTCCGGCTCAACGGCACGGTGAACCCCAACGCCGCGCAGTACGCCGACACCCTCAGCATCAACGAGGACATCCCCCTCGAGGGCTCCGACGTGGGCGGTACCGACACCTGGCGCTTCGTGGTGCCCGACACCGCGTACGACTTCACCTTCGAGGTGTATCCCCGCAGCCCGTCGGTCGGCGACCGCACCACCGGGAACTGGTCCCACTACGGCGGGGTGTCCAAGCGCCGCGTGGTCATCCCGGCGACCGGGCTGTCGGACGTGCGCCTCCGCCTGCCGCTGAACTGCGACCAGCCCGGCGGGACCACGGGCTCCATCCGGGTCCTGCACGCCAACAACGCGGTGATCGACGACTTCCTCGCGCTCTCGGAGAACAACCCGCCCTCGGGCATCCAGGGCTTCCGGGCCCAGGGCACGACCCGGGTCGCCGCCAATCAGACCTTCGATGGCATCGCGCCGGACCAGCGCTACAGCGTCAACGCCTACGTCGGGTCCGGCCACTCGCTGCGTCGCTTCTACGAGGTCCCCGTGCGGGCGTGTCAGACCACCACCCTCTACGCGTACACGGGCGCGTCGACGAAGCCGCCCCGGTGGGGCCCGGTGTCGGTGTCCCAGCGAGGCTCGTTCTTCCCGATCGCCGGCGAGTTCAGCGGCGACCGGCGCGACGACATCTTCTGGTACGCCCCGAACGCCGGCGGCGACACGTTGGCCATCTCGTCGGGGGCCACCGGTCAGTTCGCCAACGAGGCGCTGACCGTCGGGCCCGGTTACCGGCCGGTGAGCGGCGACTGGAACGACGACGGCATCGACGACATCTTCTGGTACGGCCCGGGCGCGGCCCGGGACCGCATCTGGCAGGGCGGTCAGGGGGGAGACTTCACCACGGTCGCCGCGACCGCCGGCGGCAACGCCAACGTCTGGCCGGTGGCCGGCGACTTCGACGGGAACGGGCACTCGGACATCCTCTTCGCGGAGGGGGGTCGGCTGAGCACCGTCCGGCGCTACACCGACAACGGCTACACGAACGGCTCGGCGCAGGTACCGGCCAACAGCGCCGTGCGCTCGGGTGACGTCAACGGCGACTTCCGGGACGACCTGCTCTGGTACAACTCGGGCACCGGGCAGGTCCAGCTCTGGTTCGGCCGCGCCGATGGCAGCTTCGCCAAGGTCAACGAGCAGGTGGGCGCCAGGCAGAACTACCGGCCCGTCCTCGCCGACATCAGCGGCGACTTCCGGGCCGACCTGCTCTGGTACGGCCCCGGGTCCACCAAGGACAGCTTGTGGCGGGGTCGGGCCAACACCTTGCCGTACTTCGCGAAGGAGTCGGCCGACCTCCGGGTCGGCGGCAACTACCAGCCTTTCGCCCTCGACCTCAACGGCGAGGGCACCCAGGACATCTATTGGTACGCCCCGGGAACCACCGCCGACAGCGCCTGGAAGATGAACCTCAGCGGCTGGATCCCCCAGGCCTGA
- a CDS encoding glycosyltransferase family 2 protein, with translation MTLLVRDEEDIVRANLDFHLDRGVDFVIATDNRSEDGTVEILEEYERAGVLRLIHEPDDDYAQGRWVTRMARLAATEHGADWVINNDADEFWCPVEGDLRSTLQSVPDGTDAVLVPRFNFVVPADEADASADHRPFHERMTVRYATPFDPIKQGPIQPKMAHRAHPEARVLQGNHDVQWPGRGEVTEEVAMEILHFPIRSEAQFANKIAKGGAAYERNHDVPERYGRRWRRLLDAQRRGEFGDVYAKVVLDPPAVARGLASGELVEDRRLIDALTDGTA, from the coding sequence ATGACCCTCCTCGTCCGCGACGAGGAGGACATCGTCCGCGCCAACCTCGACTTCCACCTCGACCGCGGTGTGGACTTCGTGATCGCGACCGACAACCGGTCCGAGGACGGGACCGTGGAGATCCTCGAGGAGTACGAGCGGGCGGGTGTCCTGCGCCTGATCCACGAGCCCGACGACGACTACGCCCAGGGCCGCTGGGTGACCCGGATGGCTCGCCTGGCCGCGACCGAGCATGGGGCGGACTGGGTGATCAACAACGATGCCGACGAGTTCTGGTGCCCGGTCGAGGGCGACCTGCGCTCGACGCTCCAGTCCGTCCCCGATGGCACCGATGCCGTCCTGGTGCCCCGGTTCAACTTCGTGGTCCCCGCAGACGAGGCCGATGCCTCCGCGGATCACCGCCCGTTCCACGAGCGCATGACGGTCCGCTACGCCACGCCCTTCGACCCCATCAAGCAGGGCCCCATCCAGCCCAAGATGGCGCACCGCGCCCACCCCGAGGCCCGGGTGCTCCAGGGCAACCACGACGTGCAGTGGCCGGGCCGTGGCGAGGTGACCGAGGAGGTCGCCATGGAGATCCTGCACTTCCCGATCCGCAGCGAGGCACAGTTCGCCAACAAGATCGCGAAGGGGGGCGCGGCCTACGAGCGCAACCACGACGTGCCCGAGCGCTATGGGCGGCGCTGGCGTCGGCTCCTCGACGCGCAGCGTCGAGGCGAGTTCGGCGACGTGTATGCCAAGGTGGTGCTCGACCCGCCGGCGGTGGCGCGTGGGTTGGCGAGTGGTGAGTTGGTGGAGGATCGGCGTCTGATCGACGCCCTGACGGACGGGACGGCGTGA
- a CDS encoding sulfotransferase → MGPHDGGRPDGSPLVIGGLGGSGTRVYAVALRDAGVDLGRHFNAAFDNLVFTLLFKRPSWFASAGDAAIGRHLATFTRYSRDRAFTPGDLARLARSVVDHDPTVGRRESAERARAAFARRPRPERRTAPAWGWKEPNSHLFLPQLIAHYPGLRFVYVARHGLDMAYSDNKNQLRNFGDQFGFPFPTEGGEDAEAAAQLGYWIHMTDRAFTLGEELGDRFLYLRFDDLCAEPEAELRRLLDFAGVAPGADLAEIAAKVQTPASAGRWRDHADHPFTDDQLEAVRRFGFDV, encoded by the coding sequence GTGGGTCCGCACGACGGCGGGCGTCCCGACGGCTCCCCGCTCGTCATCGGGGGGCTGGGAGGGAGCGGGACGCGGGTCTACGCCGTGGCCCTGCGCGACGCCGGCGTCGACCTCGGGCGCCACTTCAACGCCGCGTTCGACAACCTCGTGTTCACCCTGCTTTTCAAGCGCCCGAGCTGGTTCGCCTCGGCGGGCGACGCCGCCATCGGTCGCCACCTGGCCACCTTCACCCGCTATTCACGCGACCGGGCCTTCACCCCCGGCGACCTCGCCCGGCTGGCCCGCAGCGTGGTCGACCACGACCCCACGGTCGGCCGGCGGGAGTCAGCGGAGCGTGCCCGTGCCGCGTTCGCCCGCCGGCCCCGCCCGGAGCGACGGACGGCGCCGGCGTGGGGGTGGAAGGAGCCCAACAGCCACCTGTTCCTCCCGCAGCTCATCGCCCACTACCCGGGCCTGCGGTTCGTCTACGTGGCCCGTCACGGCCTCGACATGGCCTACAGCGACAACAAGAACCAGCTGCGCAACTTCGGTGACCAGTTCGGCTTCCCGTTCCCGACCGAGGGCGGGGAGGACGCGGAGGCCGCAGCTCAGCTCGGCTACTGGATCCACATGACTGATCGGGCCTTCACCCTCGGCGAGGAGCTCGGCGACCGCTTCCTGTACCTGCGCTTCGACGACCTGTGTGCCGAGCCCGAGGCCGAGCTGCGCCGCCTGCTCGACTTCGCGGGCGTCGCCCCGGGGGCCGACCTCGCCGAGATCGCCGCCAAGGTGCAGACGCCGGCGTCGGCGGGCCGGTGGCGCGACCACGCCGACCACCCCTTCACCGACGACCAGCTGGAGGCCGTCCGCCGCTTCGGCTTCGACGTCTGA
- a CDS encoding sulfotransferase: protein MIDEDEDRRTYNSFIILGSARSGTTLLAQCLNAHPQLVVPDETDFIVPTAFLIDRIPDPVLGRRLVTELICGSARYADSIGRYLTPDRVREVVELAEYTVPGVIVSLYNEVARVAGVRVAGDKSPNDLQFMRILLDNRLFMFVKVIHIVRDVRDVMVSMHKLGWIPRLRYGYPRFWSTDNIFASNRLQGSDERYHFLRYEDLVRDPETELAACCAHLGLDYDPAMVDVERRQQASNHPDMPHHARTFGAIDQAGIGAYKEAFDEESLAHAERLGAEGLRRFGYLP, encoded by the coding sequence GTGATCGACGAGGACGAGGACCGGCGGACCTACAACAGCTTCATCATCCTCGGCTCGGCGCGGTCGGGCACGACCCTGCTGGCCCAGTGCCTGAACGCCCACCCCCAGCTCGTCGTGCCCGACGAGACCGACTTCATCGTCCCCACGGCGTTCCTGATCGACCGCATCCCCGACCCGGTCCTCGGCCGCCGGCTGGTCACCGAGCTCATCTGCGGGTCGGCGCGCTACGCCGACAGCATCGGTCGGTACCTCACCCCCGACCGCGTGCGAGAGGTGGTCGAGCTGGCCGAGTACACCGTGCCCGGCGTGATCGTGTCGCTCTACAACGAGGTGGCGCGGGTGGCCGGCGTGCGGGTGGCGGGGGACAAGTCGCCCAACGACCTCCAGTTCATGCGCATCCTGCTCGACAACCGCCTGTTCATGTTCGTCAAGGTCATCCACATCGTGCGCGACGTCCGCGACGTGATGGTGTCGATGCACAAGCTGGGGTGGATCCCTCGCCTGCGCTACGGGTACCCCCGCTTCTGGTCCACGGACAACATCTTCGCCAGCAACCGCCTCCAGGGCTCGGACGAGCGCTACCACTTCCTCCGCTACGAGGATCTCGTGCGCGACCCCGAGACCGAGTTGGCGGCCTGCTGCGCCCACCTCGGGCTGGACTACGACCCCGCGATGGTCGACGTCGAGCGCCGTCAGCAGGCCTCGAACCACCCGGACATGCCCCACCACGCCCGCACGTTCGGCGCCATCGACCAGGCCGGGATCGGCGCCTACAAGGAGGCGTTCGACGAGGAGTCGCTCGCTCACGCGGAGCGCCTCGGGGCCGAGGGCCTACGTCGCTTCGGGTACCTGCCGTGA
- a CDS encoding ABC transporter ATP-binding protein: MSAYEPGSPAIQVEHVSKDFRLYNEKPMHLKDRVTRGSKARYEMFKALDDVSLTIPHGTMYGLVGHNGSGKSTLLRMMANIYRPTSGRVVTHGRISALLELGAGFHPQLSGRENIFLNASILGLGRREIASKVDEIIEFAGLEKFIDTPVKVYSSGMYVRLGFSVAVNVNPEILLIDEVIAVGDEAFQRRCFDHLYSLRQKGVTIVMVTHNMGLVQTMCDNAAWLEKGKLLHEGKAVKVTKEYLKKVNDQEGERLGEAGGRKVGALGRPSGTGEIKIEKVDYISARLKPTPVGATGDPLVVRLHYSCTKPVENPVFKLGFHHDGGALVGEPSTKLAEFETGTLEGEGTIYYKMPSLPLVPGDYHLSVTVTDSHSLHRFDHHEREFLLHVQPGRSNEKAGFVDLGGEWTFPKHTGTAKAGLAAASASSRATEEKAVG, from the coding sequence GTGAGCGCCTACGAGCCGGGGTCGCCGGCGATCCAGGTCGAGCACGTCTCGAAGGACTTCCGTCTCTACAACGAGAAGCCCATGCACCTGAAGGACCGCGTCACCCGCGGCTCCAAGGCGCGCTACGAGATGTTCAAGGCGCTCGACGACGTGTCGCTGACCATCCCCCACGGCACGATGTACGGCCTCGTGGGCCACAACGGGTCGGGCAAGTCCACCCTGTTGCGGATGATGGCCAACATCTACCGGCCGACGAGCGGTCGGGTCGTCACCCACGGCCGCATCTCGGCGCTGCTCGAGCTGGGCGCCGGCTTCCACCCGCAGCTTTCGGGCCGGGAGAACATCTTCCTCAACGCCTCCATCCTCGGCCTCGGCCGGCGCGAGATCGCCAGCAAGGTCGACGAAATCATCGAGTTCGCCGGCCTCGAGAAGTTCATCGACACCCCGGTGAAGGTGTACTCGAGCGGCATGTACGTTCGTCTGGGCTTCTCGGTGGCGGTCAACGTCAACCCCGAGATCCTGCTCATCGACGAGGTCATCGCCGTCGGCGACGAGGCGTTCCAGCGCCGTTGCTTCGACCACCTCTACTCCCTGCGCCAGAAGGGGGTGACCATCGTGATGGTCACGCACAACATGGGCCTGGTGCAGACCATGTGCGACAACGCCGCGTGGCTCGAGAAGGGCAAGCTCCTCCACGAGGGCAAGGCCGTCAAGGTGACCAAGGAGTACCTGAAGAAGGTCAACGACCAGGAGGGCGAGCGCCTGGGCGAGGCCGGTGGCCGCAAGGTCGGCGCGCTGGGTCGCCCGTCCGGCACCGGCGAGATCAAGATCGAGAAGGTCGATTACATCAGCGCCCGCCTCAAGCCCACGCCGGTGGGTGCCACCGGTGATCCGCTCGTGGTGCGCCTCCACTACTCCTGCACGAAGCCGGTCGAGAACCCGGTGTTCAAGCTGGGCTTCCACCATGACGGCGGCGCCCTCGTGGGCGAGCCCAGCACGAAGCTGGCGGAGTTCGAGACCGGCACCCTCGAAGGCGAGGGCACGATCTACTACAAGATGCCGTCCCTGCCCCTCGTGCCGGGCGACTACCACCTCAGCGTCACCGTCACCGACAGCCACTCGCTGCACCGCTTCGACCACCACGAGCGTGAGTTCCTGCTCCATGTGCAGCCGGGCCGCAGCAACGAGAAGGCCGGGTTCGTCGACCTCGGCGGCGAGTGGACCTTCCCCAAGCACACCGGCACCGCGAAGGCGGGCCTGGCGGCCGCCAGCGCGTCCTCCCGTGCCACGGAGGAGAAGGCTGTCGGCTGA